The Marinobacter halotolerans genome includes a window with the following:
- a CDS encoding AraC family transcriptional regulator: protein MTRTSQWPVPPDSIRYVIPAPVIRGLSQHPLTRDLYPLAFGHYRRAEGHHMHREQHNDHLLILCTEGEAYLNIEDQPCFVKGGDLVLIPAGAAHRYTAAPDNPWTIHWVHYTGPLASAFAHHMGFVDGLHVQHIGRQPRLLVDFNGLLSVQQTGFRSAGLVHVANRLRQLLAGVPLSLDQAAQTTQPDLEIIHNFMREHLAERITLDQLADLTGLSPAHFATRYRQATGVSPIQHFLHLKVEQACQLLDATGHSFAHISRMLGYDDSYYFSRLFKKIMGQSPTDYRHTHRH from the coding sequence ATGACCCGCACCTCCCAATGGCCTGTGCCGCCGGACAGCATCCGCTATGTCATTCCCGCCCCGGTGATCCGTGGGCTGTCTCAGCATCCGCTAACCCGGGACCTCTACCCGCTTGCTTTCGGCCACTATCGGCGGGCTGAAGGCCATCATATGCATCGGGAGCAGCACAATGACCATCTGCTTATTCTGTGCACGGAGGGCGAGGCCTATCTGAACATCGAGGATCAGCCCTGCTTCGTCAAAGGCGGCGACCTGGTGCTGATTCCCGCCGGGGCCGCCCATCGCTACACCGCCGCACCGGACAACCCATGGACAATTCATTGGGTTCATTACACCGGTCCGCTGGCCAGCGCCTTTGCGCATCACATGGGGTTTGTCGACGGCCTGCACGTTCAGCACATCGGCCGCCAACCGCGGCTGCTGGTGGATTTCAATGGCCTGTTGTCGGTGCAACAGACCGGGTTTCGCTCGGCGGGGCTGGTGCACGTGGCCAATCGCCTGAGACAACTGCTGGCGGGCGTGCCCCTGAGCCTGGACCAGGCAGCCCAAACCACCCAGCCCGACCTGGAGATAATCCACAATTTCATGCGGGAACATCTGGCCGAGCGCATCACGCTGGACCAGTTGGCAGATCTGACCGGGCTGTCGCCTGCCCATTTTGCCACACGCTACCGTCAGGCCACCGGGGTTTCTCCGATCCAGCACTTTCTTCATCTTAAGGTGGAGCAGGCCTGCCAGTTGCTGGATGCCACCGGCCACTCGTTCGCCCACATCAGCCGAATGCTGGGGTATGACGACAGTTACTATTTCTCGCGGCTGTTCAAGAAGATCATGGGACAGTCTCCCACCGACTATCGCCACACGCATCGACATTAG